The Streptomyces kanamyceticus genome window below encodes:
- a CDS encoding cupin domain-containing protein → MPENRFILLEAGASRPTRVPLPPSMTVKAGTDDTEGRFSLMEVVVAQAIPRHVHHVADECVYVLDGELTVEFDDRVQTVTAGQFVLLPHGVPHALRPATTPPPRVLQISSPGGWECFLEDMIENRSEISRGGQLDPVALNRIAAKYRITYEETA, encoded by the coding sequence ATGCCTGAGAACCGTTTCATCCTCCTGGAGGCAGGCGCCTCACGCCCGACCCGGGTTCCGCTGCCGCCCTCGATGACCGTCAAGGCGGGCACCGACGACACCGAGGGCCGGTTCTCGCTGATGGAGGTCGTCGTCGCGCAGGCCATCCCCCGGCATGTCCATCACGTCGCCGACGAATGCGTCTACGTACTGGACGGCGAGCTCACCGTGGAGTTCGACGACCGGGTCCAGACGGTCACGGCGGGCCAGTTCGTCCTGCTGCCGCACGGCGTCCCGCACGCCCTGCGACCCGCGACGACACCGCCGCCCCGGGTGCTCCAGATCTCCTCGCCCGGCGGCTGGGAGTGCTTCCTGGAGGACATGATCGAGAACAGGTCGGAGATCAGCCGGGGAGGGCAGCTAGATCCCGTGGCGCTCAACCGGATAGCGGCCA